The DNA region aaggaaaaaaggaAATGAACGTCAATTTTCCATGCTATGATTACTGAAAATAGGAAATAAAAAACACCAACGCTTTACCTGAACATAGACGTCAAACATGCGTCTGCCGAGACCACTGTATGGTTGTTTGTCTGAAAACTGAATCTCCATAAAATGGAGTTTCACATTGTAGGGTCCATTTTCCAAGCAAAACGCATAATAAACAAGTGAGAGAGCAGATCTACGTGCCGTCTTATAAAGATCAGGAGAATCTCCAGGTAGTGTCAAACTAGTTGAAATGATGTACGTATCATCCTCACTATTTTCATTCGAGATAAATACGCCTGTGTTACTAACTCCCCATGTCTTGAAGTGTTGATTTGTTGCGGGATGGATTGTACTATTATCAGCTTGATAAGTGATTTTATGAGAGGAATTTTTAATAGCTATGTTGTCTCCACCACAATTAATATGTAGTGTTCGCTGATCTAGAATCCATGATTGAAAGAGAGAATTAATAGGGAAAACAGACCGCAAAATAACATGTTAGAGACCGCTCTTTATGTACTCACAGCTTGTGCAGTTGATTGGACCAGCACATGGAAGAAGCCCAGTCCTTTATGAAAGTACTACCAAAACAGCTAGGCATCACAATGGCACACAATATTCTATTGATGCGAATTATTAAGTAGAAGAGTGTGCTTACAAATTGTTTTTAAGATAAGAGCTCTGGTATGTGTTAATGTTGCTGATTGAGCATAAAGTGAAAACATAAACTTCAGCATAATAACCTTATTAGCAATAGAGAGAAGGTGTATTGTATCTACCAAGAATTTATATTGATACCTCTTATCCTGGCAGGTCGATCGCCAAGAGAAATTGTTATAAGAGATATCACTGTGAGAAATAACCATATTAGAAAAATAGCAAAACTATTTGTCTACATGTGGAAAAGGTATCTCAAGTCATATAGACAAGGGGAAGCCAAAACATACATATTAGATTTGCTATTGAGAAAACCACCAGATCCAGCATCTCCAGAAAGCCTATTTCTAGTCAAATAGCTGAAACGACATGTCAAAATGATACATACTTTGATCATTGTACTGTGGTATTGACATTGAAAGGTCTTCAGCTCTTTTAACATTTATAATCTCAGATTGTTTAGTACTATACGTGTATTTTGGTGCTTTTTGGATTCCATGAACTTCACCAGTCAAGCTGTTAAATGACAAGTCCCTGCAGCAAATATGTGCAAAAAGCATACATGTTTGCATTTGTAAATTAtggattttgtaaaaaatcctAAGTAGACCCTCTCAGTCTCACAAAAAGTTATTCTCTCTCTATTGTGTTTATTCATGTGTGTACCCATCCATAACAATCTATATACACACATAGAAATATAGTCTATAAGCATGGATCTGAATATTTCATGAATATATGCATCTGATCTTACTCTAATTTCTGATCAGCAAGTAATGTAGAGTATAAATTTAATTAGCTCTGACAAACTTACAAAAGTCTTTTGACTTGTGACAAGAAAGAACTTACAGAGTCGTTAGGTCTGGCAGATTCCATATGTAAGAAGGAATTGGACCAGACAAACTTACATTCCTCAAAATTCTGGAACAGGAAAGGGAGactttagtttcaaaatttaagATAGAATAAAGCCTCAAGATGTGAAACTGATGACTAGAAAATAAATACAGTTTTCTGATGACTTTGCTGGATATATTTGGAAAGGAGGCTATCCCAGTTGTATCACTCATACTCCTGCATATGAATATTAACATCAGTGTTGTATCTGTTGTCCCTTTGCTAATACGTATATTGAATGTAGGTTTATTACAGATGAATAAGATTTTCTAGGCGAGCAACTGCATCAGGAATAGGACCTTTCAGTCCGCTTGCCTGTAAAGCTCTGATGCTCATAACATACACAACTTAGATGGTACGTAAACAGAAATtgtaaaagaaactaaaaattaGCAATGAAGAACAAGCTTACAGCTTTTGAAGCCGAGACCAGTTGCCAATATATGCTGGAATAGTACCATTGAAGTTGTTATCACTTACCCTACTGCGTAATGAGAACTAAAAACTAGTTAAGAGCTTTCTACAAATTTTCTTCTTGGACTAGTTAATAGGTTTTCTTGACTGAGGTGAGAACTTAGTGAGTGTAAAATCAGTTCACAACCAAACAATTCATACATATAAAATGTTCAAGAAGAAGTTCAGCAAAAAGCTCTGAATCAAAAAGGTTTAACTTCAATTTGGATGCTAATATAACATCTTCTTCCTCCAAACTTCATCAACTTTACGAATTGACTAACATTTACGTCTAATTAAAGATGAGCATCTCCAGTTTCAAAGGTAACAAAAACCTttagaaaattttcaatttcCAATTATAGCAACAACTTACAAATCTGTAAGGTTCACCAGTCTAGCTAGAGTGTTAGGTAGGCTTCCTGTAAATTGATTGGAAGTAAGATGCCTGCAGAAACCAGTTTctgaaattattaaaactacTGTTCATCTTATCAAAGATTCTTGGTTTTGAACAATGGTTAAGATCCATAAATAATCTTACAATCTTGTTAGGGATGTCAAGTTACCAAGTTCATCAGGAATAGGACCAGAGAACTGATTGGCTTCAAGCGCTCTGAAAATTTTGTCACATAAATTAGGTAAAATCAAAAAGGCATATTTGGTATAGGGAACATGTTTGAAACGTACAGAACAGTCAGATTCTTGAAGTTTTGTAATCCAGTTGGTAAAGGCCCAGACAAGTTATTTGCACAGAGCGAGCTgcaagaaaattcaaaagtcACTCATGAAAGAGTATCTATCagcgagagagaaagagagggagcTAACATGGAAGTGAGGTAAGGCAATGAAGCCCACTCCATTGGGATTGTGCCTGAAAGGTAGTTTCGGCACAAGTCTCtgcaaagaaaatcaaaatcccGCTCTCAGAACTATCTCTGAAGATTCAAACGCTACAGGTTTGTTTGATAATTTCGTTGAATAAATAATACTCTCAGTTTGACAACATATAATCTAAACATTTGATTCTGCATGGTTTGAACTTACATCGATCTTAGATATCGAAGTTCAGCCAACTCTGGTGGAAGTTTTCCTGGAAGGCTAAGGGTCTTGAGATCTCTGTTTTTGTACAAATATTGGAACCAGGAAAAATATCAGGACACAGAAGAAAcatctacttttttttaaaaagacaaacaaTTTAATGACACTAACATGCTTGTTATATGACATATCCTACTGTTGTTGAAACTACAATCACAACGAATGGTGCTGTTTCTATTCTCCGGGTTAGAAGCACCATCAACGTCTTGCCTCATCTTTAGGGTTCCTAAACTGCAAGGGTCTCCATTGCTTAGGTTCAGTCCCTTGATACCAAGTGTCGTAGCTATCTTCTCTAGCGCATTCACTGCttataattaacatatataatcGAAGTATATATACATCAATATGTGGATTTTAATCTTtgatttaataacaaaaaaaaaactagtagcAGTTTATTCTCATACACTCATCTGGATGAAGAGCTGACGAAAATGATGTTGTTGAAATTGCTAAGAAGCCTGTGAAGATGGTaaagaacagaagaagaactGAGAAGACGATCAACATATCTCGCATAATATGACTATTTCTTCTTTGTATGTGTACTTGTTTCGTTAGTCACAAATTACAATATCATCATGCAAGAGCAAGACAATCGATTAatggttatatatttatatagattttagaattttcatTGGGCTTTCGTCGGTGGCTATAGAGAGACTAATTGAGGTAAGATACTGTATTTGGAAGAAAACTCTCACGGTCACGGTTACGGTCATACACGTTCATTGATCGTAAGTTTGATTGGAATAGAGAGTAGATATATATTTGTGATCGAAATTAATGTTTGAATTGTCCAAATGActtgaccaaaaaataatagaaaaaagaaTGCTTGATGTTCATGTCCCTTTCTCGGATAAGACTTGCGTATATATGCAGGCCCGACGAACTATTGTCTGCATTTAACTGTTTTTAATGCATGACTGCATGAGCAGCCTATGAACGCAGTTATAAGGCTTACGTATAACAATTCcactttttttccttttttggtcATATCTTACTTCCATCGTTTGAagtacaaaaatgaaaaaaaaaacattataggCCGCACCATGACTGACTGTTTTTATAGTAATAGTAGTCAATAAATATACAACGAATGATACaaagcgttaaaaaaaaaatatacaacgAATGAACTAAAGCTTTTAGCTTATAATCATCGCACTTAAATTCGGCaatgttctttttttctaacgactttttttgtttcttttaaacaACAATTCGGCAATGTTcttagaacatctccaaaaggactctatattttagagttttcaaaactctaaatttgaagtttcaaagtgtttttctccaaaagcaaaacttcaaatctaactttaaaattatttaaattttacactATGATCcctatatttgttataattaatataaattcacaaaatttataaataactagcaaatatataataatatcacattgatattaattaataaaatcttatagtaaaataaattataaatatatatatatatatataactaatataaactACAAGAAAAAGACTCTCTATTTTGAAACTTGCAAAACTTCATATTGAAGTTTAAAGatgttttaaatttcatatttgaagtctaaagatactttttaaactttaaaactttttattttaagttttttatttagctttgtgtaaaattaaatttatgaaaacaaacataaaatattacgAGATATGATTTTTCTtaagattaaaatgataaacatcaaaatatataaaaatcataaaatgcaaataaaaagtgaaactttaaatttgaaagttTGAGTAGTGACACTCTATATTGAAGTTTCACTATCAAAAACTTcagatttgaagttttgaagttttgaagtttccTTTATGAGaacaaaaaacttcaaatatgaagttatatactccctccgtcaattatttgtcgttctaagtctttgcacacagattaaaaaaatatttaattttacatatttccaaaataaatactattaccaatacacatcgaccaatataaaaaatagaatagagaatatttttcaataaattttgcattgaaaacgaaaacgacacttatttgaaacgaaaattttgttctagaacgacatataatttgaaacagagggaatagtgttttttttggagatgttcttaTATGAGTTAGCAGTGTAATAAATGAAGAAAGATGAAGTAAGatagaagagaaaaagaatgacATCTCTTCTACGAGAGACTTTCAACCAAATGAGAGAAATTAATTCTACATGGGTCATGTATTTAGTggtgtaatattttaaaaaggtaaaacttaatttattttgctaaaatattataatataataaagcAAGAGATGATGGTTGAGAAGCTTCTCCAATGCTGATGCTCTAACTAATAATAAAAGGAAAGTTAAAGAGGGGTAGccttaagttacaaaaaaaaagttaacgaGGGgtgaacaaaaaagaagaaaaagaaatagcCAACGAGGAATACAAACAGCGACGAGTCAAAtagttaaagtaaataaataaacacaatTTATGTGACTGTGTTCTTATATGAACCACTAATTTCACACTTATGAAAGCATTAAGTGCAAAGGGCGAAAGGCACTGGCTATTTTCCTCGTTTTATTAACGCAAAGACTTCCGGGTTCAATGCAAACGCAAAGACTTCAGGTTTCTACGTAAACCCAGGACAATAAAGGCCGAAGAAACACATGTTAGAGAACTTCTAGaacttttcttttacttttcaaaaaaaatgaaatggtGTGAAATGCGACCCTTTCACACTAGTGCAGAGAGAGTTAAATCTGAGGGGTTTAAGCTACCGTCGAGTAAAAGCTTTCGATATTACAGTGATGAGGAATGATACTCTACTGTGGAGTTTAGTGTAATGGACTCAGGGTATAACGGATAGAGATCACAACCAGAAACAGAGGATTTCGTTGTCGTTCTTGTTTGATCGGTCACACCAGACGTGCTCGAGCTTCCATGTGTATCAACATCTCTCATCTTTAACAAGTTCCAGTCGTCTCCGTATAAACCAGGATCTGACATAACCTGTGTTAATTCAGTCACTCCCTCCAGCATTTTCAATGCCTCTGACATTGTTGGTCTCAACGCAGGAGATGAGTTTGTGCAAACAAGAGCAACATTGATCATCCTCACCGCTTCTTTTCTATCGAAATGACCTTCGAGAATTGGATCTACAAACCTCCAGTATGTCCCCTTTCTGATGCAGTGACAGCGCCtgatttttcattataaaaaaaaaaatacaagtttCACTAAAGAGAAACTTGTAGACATCAAATGGACAAAAGAGAAAGGAAAGCTCCATGGTTACCCAATCAAGAAGTGAGATGTGGTCAGCAGTTCCCTTTTGTTTAGTATTACTCTTGCCACTAACAATTTCCATTGCCACAACTCCGAAGCTATACACGTCTGCTTTCTCTGTTAGTTGACCCATAGTACATATTCAGGAGCCATATATCCCCtgcattacaaaaaaaagaaaccaagaaTGAGATAAGTTTTTGTGATGTTTGTTTTATGTTCTGTACTAACATGGTTCCTGCAACTTTGGTGCTAATGTGAGTGTGTTCTTCTTCATGGAGTCTAGCCAATCCGAAGTCAGATATCTTTGCATTTAAGTCAGCATCTAGAAGTACATTAGGAGTTTTGATGTCACGGTGAACCATTCTGATCATCAATCCTTCATGGAGGAACTCAAGCCCTCTTGCGATTCCAACACAAATTTTCTGTCTTGCTTTCCAGTTGAGTTTCATGGAGCTCTTTCCTGGCAAACCAAAGAGAAATGATGTCACTTAATATGTGATGACATGTaaaaaccatttttaaaaaaaaagctgaACGACTTTGATTACCAGAAAGCACAAGAGCAAGGGAGTTGTTTTCCATGTACTCATACACAAGCATCAATTGATTCTTCTCTACACAGCATCCATAAAGCTTGACAAGGTTTGGATGATTCAGACCAGAGATCATGCCTATCTCATTCACAAACTCACGGTTTCCTTGGCATGACTTGGAAGATAGCTGCTTCACTGCTATGATAGTTCCATCTGACAGCTCTCCCTGCATTAATGTTTCAGCCATATAAAAAGACCAAAAACAGCCTTATTTAAGAAGAACTTGGCATGTCTTTTAGTATACTTTGAATACGGATCCGAAACCTCCTTCTCCAAGTTTGTTGGCTTCATCAAAATTGTTTGTTGCAGCTTGCAGTTGCCTCCATGTAAAGCAAACAGTTTGCAAACCCTGTGCTCTCAGATCTATTGTGATCATATATGTCCAGTAGAAAATCATTAGTAATTCTAACAACTAAACATAAATAGATTTATACTCTGGTACCTCGTTTTCTTGTGTTACTGTCTTTTAGGCATCTTCTCCGAGCATATATTCCCACAGCTGAGAGAGTTATTGTTACTAATACACCTGCTGCCCCCGAAACTAGGGGATAACTAATgtgatgttttattttctcCGCTGCAAATGAGACACTAGAAagtgtaaattaatatacacatacatatatatatatatattatatatatatatatatatatatataaaccaatctACAGAAAGAAATTTTCTCTGTGTAAAAACCTCCACATCGTGGCTCCAGACCTGACATTTCAAGAGATGAATATTGTCAGTAGGAGGTGTGGATCAGTGTAAAGAAGTTGAAGAAGATAATTTGAAGTTGTGGACACTTCAGAGTGAAGAAAACTGAATGTAAAGGAGTGAAGTTGCTGCAGCAGAGAATAAGGGTACTTACTGTGACACAAGGAGATAGCAGAGATAAGAGGACCATAGTTTCCTCTGTTGGGAATGAGGGCTGTCCCTTTCCCTGCCCAATAAAACCGAATCTCTAACATATGATTGGTCACATTAACAGCTTTCAGTTCTTTCACTACAGGCTTTAAAGTCCCATTAGCTTCTTCTTTGATGTTAAAATCcttcaaaaacaattttccctAACATGGGACAGAAATAACAAGAGGAAATGGACTTCAATCTTCCAAGCTTGGTTAAAGAAGTTATGTAATCAAATATAGTGACACTTTACCTGAACATAAACGTCAAATATGCGTCTGCCTATACGGCTGTATACTTCTTGGTCTGAAAACTGGATCTCCATAAAATGGAGTTTCACATTGTAGGCTCCATTTTCCAAGCAAAATGCATAGTAAACCAGAGAGAGAGCAGATCGGCGCGCGGTCTTATAGAAATGGGGAGAATCTTTTGGTAGTCTTAAACTAGTTGAAATGATGAACGTGTCATCAGTATATCGATCATCAGTGAAGTCACCTGTGTTGCTGATTCCCCAGTTTTCCAGGTGCTGATTTGTTGCGGCCGTGGTTTTATGGCTATCAGCTTGATATGTGATTTTACCAAAGGagtttttaatctttatatCTTCTCCACCACAGTTTATATGTATTGATCGCTGGTCTACAATCAACAATGAGTAGAAAGAGTGGGATTTAACAAAAAACATTATGTAGAAAATACTGAATGCATGTACTTACAGGTCTTGCAGTTGACTGGAGCAGCGCAAGGAAGAAGGCCAGTTCTGTATGTACAAACGATAAAAACATTTAGGTATCTCATATAGCAACAAACATTCAAACCATTCAATAATATTATCCATTCATGTTCTTACAAATTATTCTTCAAAATTGAGCTCCGGTATGTGTTAATGTTACTGATTCAACAGAGACTTCAACATTATCaggttatataaaatataagatttaaaGATGTTCCATTTCACGTTCATACCTCTTTTCTTGACAACTATATGACCAAGAGAAATTGTTATAAGAGAGATCTCTGTAGAGAACCGCGAAGAATATTAGTTGGCATGATGGCAACTTTTTTCAAGCCATACAAGCAGGTGAAACGTACATATTAGGGttgtttttgattaaaaaagcAGACTCAACGTTTCCGGAAAGCATGTTGCCAGTTAGATAGCTGAAAGAAAACCAATGATTCTCAATCTTGGAATAACATACTCAAATCTTGGATTGTAACAACTTACGTATACTGAAGTTTTGGTGCTTTTTGTATGTCCTGAACTTCACCAGTCAACTTGTTAAACGATAAATCTCTGCGTTAAACTTGTAAATCAATATTCTTTGgtatatagttaaatatacGTTTTAGCTGTGACATACT from Raphanus sativus cultivar WK10039 chromosome 8, ASM80110v3, whole genome shotgun sequence includes:
- the LOC108819809 gene encoding probable LRR receptor-like serine/threonine-protein kinase At1g29720 isoform X1, encoding MRDMLIVFSVLLLFFTIFTGFLAISTTSFSSALHPDELNALEKIATTLGIKGLNLSNGDPCSLGTLKMRQDVDGASNPENRNSTIRCDCSFNNSRICHITSIDLKTLSLPGKLPPELAELRYLRSIDLCRNYLSGTIPMEWASLPYLTSISLCANNLSGPLPTGLQNFKNLTVLALEANQFSGPIPDELGNLTSLTRLHLTSNQFTGSLPNTLARLVNLTDFRVSDNNFNGTIPAYIGNWSRLQKLALQASGLKGPIPDAVARLENLIHLSMSDTTGIASFPNISSKVIRKLILRNVSLSGPIPSYIWNLPDLTTLDLSFNSLTGEVHGIQKAPKYTYLTRNRLSGDAGSGGFLNSKSNIDISYNNFSWRSTCQDKSNINTYQSSYLKNNLTGLLPCAGPINCTSYQRTLHINCGGDNIAIKNSSHKITYQADNSTIHPATNQHFKTWGVSNTGVFISNENSEDDTYIISTSLTLPGDSPDLYKTARRSALSLVYYAFCLENGPYNVKLHFMEIQFSDKQPYSGLGRRMFDVYVQGKLFLRNFNIREEAKGSLTPVVKELKAVNVTDHLLEIQLYWAGKGTTLIPKRGNYGPLISAISLCHNSMEPQCGAEKIKGRINYPLILGAVGALVTVILLALGVYAQRRCTRDKNTRELELRAKGLPTVCFTWKQLQAATNYFDQSNKLGEGGFGSVFKGELSDGTIIAVKQLSSKSCQGNREFVNEIGMISGLNHPNLVKLYGCCVEKDQLLLVYEYMENNSLALMLHGKSSLNLDWEARQKICVGIARGLEFLHEGSMIRMVHRDIKTTNVLLDADLNAKISDFGLARLHGEEEEHTHISTKISGTIGYMAPEYALWGQLSEKADVYSFGVVAMEIASGKSNTKHKGSADHVSLINWALTLQQAGEITEMVDPALEGNFNSKEAVRMIKVALACTISSPSLRPTMSEVVQMLSGEIEITEVLSDPGLYGHNWSLSKLRDVVDTDGSLSTSVFTDQTATNTESSVSGYDLYPLRSESMILNSTIEFSSSSR
- the LOC108819809 gene encoding probable LRR receptor-like serine/threonine-protein kinase At1g29720 isoform X2: MRDMLIVFSVLLLFFTIFTGFLAISTTSFSSALHPDELNALEKIATTLGIKGLNLSNGDPCSLGTLKMRQDVDGASNPENRNSTIRCDCSFNNSRICHITSIDLKTLSLPGKLPPELAELRYLRSIDLCRNYLSGTIPMEWASLPYLTSISLCANNLSGPLPTGLQNFKNLTVLALEANQFSGPIPDELGNLTSLTRLHLTSNQFTGSLPNTLARLVNLTDFRVSDNNFNGTIPAYIGNWSRLQKLSMSDTTGIASFPNISSKVIRKLILRNVSLSGPIPSYIWNLPDLTTLDLSFNSLTGEVHGIQKAPKYTYLTRNRLSGDAGSGGFLNSKSNIDISYNNFSWRSTCQDKSNINTYQSSYLKNNLTGLLPCAGPINCTSYQRTLHINCGGDNIAIKNSSHKITYQADNSTIHPATNQHFKTWGVSNTGVFISNENSEDDTYIISTSLTLPGDSPDLYKTARRSALSLVYYAFCLENGPYNVKLHFMEIQFSDKQPYSGLGRRMFDVYVQGKLFLRNFNIREEAKGSLTPVVKELKAVNVTDHLLEIQLYWAGKGTTLIPKRGNYGPLISAISLCHNSMEPQCGAEKIKGRINYPLILGAVGALVTVILLALGVYAQRRCTRDKNTRELELRAKGLPTVCFTWKQLQAATNYFDQSNKLGEGGFGSVFKGELSDGTIIAVKQLSSKSCQGNREFVNEIGMISGLNHPNLVKLYGCCVEKDQLLLVYEYMENNSLALMLHGKSSLNLDWEARQKICVGIARGLEFLHEGSMIRMVHRDIKTTNVLLDADLNAKISDFGLARLHGEEEEHTHISTKISGTIGYMAPEYALWGQLSEKADVYSFGVVAMEIASGKSNTKHKGSADHVSLINWALTLQQAGEITEMVDPALEGNFNSKEAVRMIKVALACTISSPSLRPTMSEVVQMLSGEIEITEVLSDPGLYGHNWSLSKLRDVVDTDGSLSTSVFTDQTATNTESSVSGYDLYPLRSESMILNSTIEFSSSSR